A single Parabacteroides timonensis DNA region contains:
- a CDS encoding DnaJ C-terminal domain-containing protein, whose product MAYIDYYNILGVNKGASQDEIKKAYKKLARKYHPDLNPGDPDAHRKFQEINEANEVLSDPEKRKKYDQYGENWKHADQFEAQQQQYGQYQNGGFGGGGGTYWSASDNGSGFSDFFESMFGGRSGRSSGGGNHMFRGQDYTASLSLSLTDAAKTHKQVITVNGKNLRITVPAGIADGQTIKLKGQGGPGVNGGPAGDLYITFNITDDSRFKRVGDDLYLTVPLNLYTAILGGEQIVETMDSKVKLKVGPGTQNNTKVRLKGKGFPVYKKEGEFGDLIVTYSIEIPTNLTDKQKELFREIQSLNQ is encoded by the coding sequence ATGGCTTATATAGACTATTACAACATTCTTGGAGTAAACAAAGGTGCTTCTCAGGACGAGATAAAGAAAGCGTACAAGAAGCTGGCCCGCAAATACCACCCAGACCTGAACCCGGGTGATCCGGATGCTCACCGGAAATTTCAGGAAATCAACGAAGCCAATGAAGTATTAAGCGATCCTGAAAAACGGAAGAAATACGATCAATATGGCGAAAACTGGAAACATGCCGATCAGTTCGAGGCTCAACAACAGCAATACGGACAGTATCAGAACGGCGGTTTCGGTGGTGGCGGCGGAACTTACTGGAGTGCATCCGACAACGGAAGCGGATTCTCCGATTTCTTCGAATCGATGTTTGGCGGCAGAAGCGGTCGTAGCAGCGGTGGCGGTAATCATATGTTTCGTGGACAAGACTACACAGCTTCACTGAGCCTCTCCTTGACAGATGCGGCAAAGACACATAAACAGGTCATCACCGTTAACGGAAAGAACCTGCGTATCACTGTCCCGGCTGGTATTGCAGATGGACAGACCATCAAATTAAAAGGCCAGGGAGGCCCGGGTGTAAACGGAGGTCCTGCCGGAGATCTGTACATTACTTTCAATATTACTGACGACAGCAGATTCAAACGTGTTGGCGACGATCTATACCTTACCGTTCCTCTTAACCTGTACACCGCCATCCTGGGAGGCGAACAGATCGTGGAAACAATGGACAGTAAAGTAAAACTGAAAGTCGGCCCCGGTACCCAGAACAATACAAAGGTACGCCTGAAAGGCAAAGGTTTCCCTGTCTATAAGAAAGAAGGAGAATTCGGTGATCTGATAGTGACCTACTCTATCGAAATACCGACTAATCTGACAGACAAACAGAAAGAGCTGTTCCGCGAAATACAGAGTCTTAACCAATAA
- a CDS encoding chaperone modulator CbpM has protein sequence MQTDLIIVNEYCRICHIEPSFIFRLEEGGLIEIRIVGGEKFLQASQLHDIERYTRMYYDLSINFEGIDAIHHLLNRVKSMQQEIGHLRKKLTIYEAKDFEENEL, from the coding sequence ATGCAAACAGATTTAATTATAGTCAACGAATATTGCCGGATATGTCATATTGAACCCTCTTTTATCTTTCGTCTGGAAGAAGGAGGATTGATCGAGATCCGTATTGTAGGAGGTGAAAAATTCTTACAGGCCTCCCAATTGCACGATATTGAAAGGTATACACGTATGTATTACGACTTGTCTATTAATTTTGAAGGAATAGATGCTATTCATCATCTGTTAAACCGTGTCAAGTCGATGCAGCAGGAGATCGGCCATCTGAGAAAGAAGCTGACGATATACGAAGCAAAAGATTTTGAAGAAAATGAATTATAG